ggtatttggttgcatacttgcaatgatgacgtcgggtacgataattaattaacacattgtACATTGTCTATTCAAAATAAAGGCGACGATTTGGAGCAATATACCAGACAAAACAATTGTCTCAAATTCAGGATGCATTATAGGGCGACAGGGATCGGGCAGTTTGCGCTTGGTAATTGATTATGATTTCAGTATCgggtctttttctttttcttttcctgtttcttttcgtttttcttttctttttctctcttgtatatttagaATTAGAACTAGTTTTATTAGGTTTGAGTGGAAGAGCAGGTGCTGTTACGGCTGTACCTGAACTCCGGCTAATTTGTCCTgtcttaatttataataatttcatgTATACTAAGTCAATGTAGGCTACCTGGCCGGCCATGCGCctctaaaataccacctcttccacattggacaagctgaggatcaaacttgtcgagtatgcaacgacgagtcagaaactgctgaacatatactgtgcaattgcgtcgccagaggccgtctaagacacaacaacttcggtaaaactcccctgttacctaccgacataaaggttcaagacctcaggacaatactaaggttcattaaagacctacatttgccctaaacctttggagggctaaagtaacaatagatcttataggttgcggtaacgagaggggccgctctcctcagcccggcagcaataataataataaagtcaATGTACATCTAATGGGACAAATAaagtcatattattattattggtatCTACATTGCTTTCAGTACATTatgatgtttattttatttttattattataactttttatatgTGTATACCATTATTTTGGcattattactattttgttGCGTGtggaataaataaaagtaagttAGATATTTGGGGGTGTAACTCAGCACTGCGAGTGGTGCACTGAATTCGTTTGTGTTATGGTGATTGGGGATGGTATTAGATGgtattaaatacaaacttgCGACCTACAATTGTAGAACATCATGTAGACACGGTGGAGGCgctattattataaaagaacaATACCTCTTTGCGATATTTGATTTATATGACTTTAACAAAGAACGATGTTTGGAGCTATGTTCagtattaattctaaaattaaaatcgataattatACAAATATACCGCCCTCCTGATGGTGATGTCAAGGGATTTTTTGAACGGCTGCAAAAAATATTAGATTATACAACAAATGcacaaactaataaaaatatattaatacttGGAGACTTCAATATTTGTGTAAACGAAAAAACAAAAGTgaaggaaaattttcttagtACTATGTCAGAGTACGGTCTGTATCCCATGTTTGATGAATCTTCAAGGGTGGGGGGTAAAGGATGTGTGGACAACATTTTTGCTACTAGATTCCTGCAGAAAAGCGTTGTAAAGACTGTCAACCTTCATTTAGGTGATCATTTCGCATAAAAAGCATCTGGTATCTTGACAGctggaaaacaagaaattaaaataacacaaagaagaagaataaacGCTACTTACATAGAGATTTTAGAAACGTCTATTAAAAGAGAGCGATTGGTCACAAATACATAATACAAGTCTCAATGTACAAACAACTTACACAAAATATCATGAAATTATCATGACATGTTTTAAAAGGGCGTTTCCAGAACAACCTGTAAAAACGTCTGTagggaaattaattttaaaatgggAAACAGATAAACTAgctaaaatgaaaaatcaacTTGATGCGCTATATACGATTTTAGAAGTAACAAGAGataatatacataaaaacACGTATAAAGCATTTAAGCAACAATACAGAAATGAAGTTGACTTAGCGAAAAAAGAAGCTTATGGAAAGTACCTATATAAATAACGcagaaaacaaaataaaagcaGCTTGGAAACTAACAAAGGAAGAAGTAGGTAAAGGATACATTAAGAGTGAAGTTAAGACCACACTGAACGCAAATGTTCTCAATAATCATTTCATTGCTATTGGACAGTCAACCgttttaacacaaaataatATGTTAAGTCAAATGGAAGCAGTGGATCTGgtaacattaaaatcaaacAAGTTCTTACATGCAATAAAAGCTACAGAAAGCAGTGACTTTTCATGTTACACAAAACATTAAAAGATAATGGAATAAAGGATAATGGaatatttagaagaagaagatctCATAACCAAATATCAGCATGGGTACATACAAGGCAGATCAACCACAAACCACAGCGTTACTAAATGTTATCCAAAAAATAGCAGATGGTTTTGACCAACAGAAATACACGCAAATAGCCTTTTGTGATCTCAGCAAGGCTTTAGATATGGTACACCAcagaattttaaaagaaaaattacataaatatgGCTTCAAAGCTACTGCATATAATTTATTAGCCTCGTACCTGGATCAGAGAGAACAACAAGTGTATTGGAAAGGAATACACTCAGAATGGAAATATGTAATATTACATATATGTAAtatatgtaataaattatagccatttattcttttaattggAAAACTGTTCAGTTAGTATGCTATGGAAACAATTGATAGATACGTTTGGTTATGACAGCTTAAGGCAAACGTATGTTTCGTTTAGTTTCTAATTAACGTTGATTGaggttttgtaaataataatcaatatgaatttttctaatcaaTAAAAGCGTGATATCATTCAGTGTTACATTTTATGCTATAAAAATGCAATACAAGCTGCAGAACAGTATTTTGATCGTCGTCAGCCTTCTCTAACTACTTTGAAGAGGCTGATAATTTGGGCGAGTATGGTTCTTTCTGTAAACCAACTAAAGATGCAAGACAGAAGTAAATGTATTAGCACGAATCCATCAAGATGCATCGGTTTCAACACAAGTTGCATCTGAAGCAGGCACGTCACAACGTACTGTCATAAGAGAACTAAAAAAGGACAGATTTCATTCATATAAAATGGCAGTTTCACAAACAGTACCCCCAGATGACTACAATAAGCGTGTAGAATATTGTACGTGGTTTATTAACATGTGTAAAGCTGATCACAGCTTAGATTAAAGTTTTCTGGAGAGATGAAACACGATTTATAAACTGCGGCATGTTTAATAGACATAATCAACATTTATGGATGCAGGAAAATCCGAACCATGTTCAAGAGAGGAGACTTCAAGTTAAGTTTGGATTTCATGTTTGTTGCGGTGTCATTTGTTGAAGAATTTTTGGTCCGTACATTTTTTATGATACGTTAAACGGAGATCCTTATCTTCATTTTCTACAGAACGATTTCGATAATATGTTGAATGAATTGCTCCTGCAGACACGTCATTTGCGTAAATGGTTTCAACACGATGGGGCACCATCACTTAATAAGCTAGCGGTACGAAATCATCGAAACTTACGTTTGCAAACGTATCTATCAATTGTTTCCATAGCATACTACCTGAACAGTttgcaaattaaaagaataaatggctataatttatttattaataaaaatatccatgTCAAGTGGTACATCATTAGAATCGTTGTGAAAAggccttttttataaagtcatggccaactatggtttccattagaaaaattacaagtttgtgtcatatctcaaaaattattgcgtaaataaaaaaatcaattagactgctttattaaacatgtaataccctacaaatttttcctttacacatttttcctaaaatcaataattgcGGAGCCATAGGTATTGaacgatataacaaaaaaacggttttttcgAGATATCTAGTTAGCCATGCATTATATCCAAAAAACAGAAAGCTCATTAAATTGAGTTCATGAAACTGCAATTCTTTTCCTATTTAATCGTCTCTCTATCTCCGTTAGTTTTCGAGATCTCCATACTAAACATGGAAAaagactcaccctgtatagctatataattttatataattccaGGAGAAAAACAAGCAAATTTAGTGGGAATCGCGATCAAACCTTATAGGTTATGATTTCACCTACGGAAAACGTAAAATTCTGTACAGGGTCAGCCAAACTCGACGCCCCAACTTTTCTATGGGAAGCaggtaaaattttcgaaaaaaaaatttataccattttaaatAGTATCTTCTAAGCTTTAAGAAACATCAGGCGTTACAAATTTTGGACGACGACGCTAGGCGTCGCGACGTACccaaattgattttttcaacGAACACATTTTTTTCGGTTTAGGAATAGGATGCCTATATAATTCTATGCAATGTTGaataagaatgtttttttatatctctaatagtttttaatatatagcgggatatgtaaattaatattgacgaGCATCATTATAGTAATTCTTCCATCATAGGTAGCCATGGActaaaaatttactaatataaaataataatataatagatCAGGAAGTTGgtttacaaaacattttaataaactgAATAGTAACAAAATAACAACGAAATAAAAGTATAGAACAATTTGTTGAGacaatcatcaaatttttttaaaacttaaaacaataaattttgattttaataaattaaaacaacagaAACATAATATGTTGCACCTACAAAGTGTGCTCAAGCTGACCGCCATTCGCCGCCAAACAGTGCTGAAACCGGCTTCTCACTTCATTATGAGTAACTTTTCTAAGAGTATCACGACTTATCGTATTACAAGCATcacgaattttttgtttaagatgTTCAACGTTGTTTGTGACAGTACTGTATACAATGTTCTTGATTGtgccccataaaaagaagtcCAGGCAGCTTAAGTCTGGTGACTTAGCTGGCCAACGCACTGGACCAGATCTTCCTATCCATCTCTCAGGATATACGCGGTTCATATATTGCGTAACAATTGCAGAATTGTGATAGGGTGCTCCATCCATTTGAAACCATACATTTTCCTGCATGAGAGGTATATCTTGCAATAAATCGGGCACTTcattttctaagaaatggaGAAAGATTGGtccattaaaattgtaatcgAAAAAATATGGACCCACTAAATATCGATCGATTATGCCGCACCATACATTAATTCCAAAGTGGCCTTGATTTTCGACTTCATTAATCACATTAGGATTTTCAGTGGCCCAGTATCTTTCATTCTGCCTATTTGGAAGCCCATTACTTACAAATCGACTCTCATCAGTCCATAAAATGTTCTTATATATCCTTCTATTGTAGTCTTCCAATATGGCCATATCCGCTAAAAAATCTATGCGTTTATTACGGTTATCTTCATTTAAAAGCTGCAAGTTCTTCAATTTGTATGCAAAATATCCGTTCTTCTTAAGTATTCGACGTATGGAGGAAtaggaaatatttaattgttgACTTGCCATATTAACAGATGCTCTAGGATTATCTTCAAAAAACTGACAAACTTACTACGCTACGACGCCATCATTGCATACggtttttttaataggaaCATGTTTCCTACAGGAAAACGCGtctgtattttttcttaaattttgttcCTATCGGGTAAAAAACTTGTGGTCCGGAAAAGCGCGGTCTGGATACTTTTCGCGATAAAGTCGGACAGCTGCCCTTGAATTACGGCGAGCTTCACCgtaaattaaaagtatgtCAACCTTTTCCTGGTGATTTGCCATTTCTAAGAAACAAATGCAAGACTATTTGACACTGAGtcaaattaagaaatgttcaGACATTTTCAATCCATGGCTACCTGTGATGGAAGAATTGCTAGAATAATGCtcgtcaatattaatttacgTATCCCGCTATATATAACAAACTATTacagatataaaaaaacttttttattcaatattgcTAAAAATTATATGGGCATCCTATTTCTAAACAGAAAAAATTGTGAtcgttgaaaaaataaatttgaaagcGTCGCGACGCATAGCGTCGCCGTCCAAAATTTTTAACGTCTGATGTTTTTTAAAGCTGAGAAGATACTatttaaaatggtataaatttttttttcgaaaattttacctGTTTCCCATAAAAGAGGTGGGGCGTCGAGTTTGGCTAACCCTGTACATAGGTCTCTTCCTTTAAATAGTGTTCACTAGCCGTATTTTCATTAACTAAACCTAGTggtgatatataaaaaaacttatacaAAACTTGCACCATTCTAAACCAATATTCGAACGATTCGAACTGAGAACAGAACAAAACACACAATAGAACAAGACGTGACAAGACGCTGACCGCGTCACCGCGATGATGATATTCCAGACATGTTTCAGCTGtatattttgataatatttcataaatattcctACTGAAATGTATTTGATACATATCTTTAGATACGTTTCGTAAAAATCGTATCTGTCACGTATATGAAACGTAGttctaaaatgtttcatttaattcactgtatgtaaaaattgaaatgtttcacaAATGTTTCTTGTTTACTGGGTAGGCAGTccctcccttctattctttcttcatatttcaccaccctcctgcccgcctccactctgaccttatccacctttacctcttccctcactatataccccggtgtttctctcgctaccccaagcacccatctccaataTCTAGCTTGCACGTCCTCCTGCATTCCCTGCTCTCTCCATCCTCATACCTCTGCCCtatacatcatcacactgctaaccagaTCTTCAAACGtaatcttcctcgctgccacattccttccaaagactctctTCCTCCAACCCtatacttgtcccatcaccttattcgccttttttgccatagctatcacatgcgaccGCTCCCTGTTATCCTCCCTAAACACATACCTCAAGTAAGTATACTCCTTAACCTCCTCGATCTCctttccctcccatctccagttttctgttctttttctcccacccttgcaaaacttcatcatccttgtcttccccacattcacttccagccccttccccctaaaatatctttccaatgtctttatcatatcCTTCATCTCCAccgcttctctcgccatgaccacgatgtcatccgcgtatgctaacatatgcacttttctacctcccaccaccaatacaattaattaatatttaattaatacaattagtATTAATAATGTTAGTATTCCGATAAGTGAACGTGTAAAAAACTTGGGTATTATCATGGATAACTCATTTAGATACAAAGAGTAGATTTCGTTACTTATGCGTAGAGCATATGCCAGTCTTCGTGTATTATACCCTCATCGTCGCTCTTTGCCGTTAACACTAAAGAAGCAGCTGTGTGATTCACTGGTTCTATCTCATTTTGCCTATTGCGCTCCGCTTTACCATGCCTCAATTCATAGTATTGATACTCTACGCATTCAAAGAGTGCAGAATGCTTGTTTGAGGTTTGTATACGGTATTCTAAAGTATGcaagtttatttaattcaataaaaggcattattattattattattattttaaagttgacattcttttatgttaaaaggattttaaatgaaactatTACCAAATTGGTGTGCAAATGTTAAATGTTTATCGATAAGCAATAATGATAtgtaatttaatgttaaagagaatttaatacAGCCCTGTTGTAAGTAAGTTCGCGGTCAACGTACGACGCCGTTGGGTCGTTCACTCGCCGTTGAACGTATCTTGTCCTGTCAGTCGACTTTGGCCGGTCCATCGCCGACCAAGAGATCCCCTCCGGGAGGCTCCGGGGGGGCACGGCTTGGCTCCCTTTCTCTTCGTCCGAAGAGACCGGCAGCGACGAATTTCATCAGGGTCGTTCTCGTCGCAGTTTCGTAACTAATTACGCACTtaaattcaaaagaaaaaaaggcaGACATAAAACCTGAAACCAAACCGACAACAGCGACGACTTCTTGAAGTAAATTTTTCCTAGTTTGGAAGTTCCTTTTTCCTGTTGATTTTCGAGATACCGTTTGGTAATTTTTGGCCAAGTTCgatcttttcttttataacctcctCTTACTCTGATCTCCCCTACTTCTTCTTGGATGCCGTTTTTTTGGCCTCCGAATCAAGTTGGCGGCGTTTTGGTGTAGGAGCTAAAGGAACGAATTAAAAGCCGCGCGGAAGGGGGGGaaatgaaagaagaaaaactgGTGAGTTTACATAACCGCGGACCACCGCCGGCAGCAGGACCGTATCTGGTTgttgcgttttatttttttaaagtttttttattaatgggATAGGTGCTTTTTCGGGGACGATTACACAACGCTCCTAACTGTATAACCACATACAGTTATAGCTTTTAGGTCACCAGACATTCTTGTAGGTGCTCCCTAGTATTTGCCACTTACCATTGCATTAACTAAACATTTCTATAACTTTTCCTGTTTcgtgttgtatttttttttctatttctaagTCTGCAATGTGAACAAGAAGTAGTCAAGGTTATTTAATGATGTTTACCAtacctttataattattacttatGTAGGTACTTAAAACAGATGTTTTGTTAGATAGTGTAATAATAATGATGTTTAATTAGTGTGACACATTGCTAACATATTTgtattaaagataataaaatcgtttgtgtttatttttatgtatttctgGTATCGTTTTGCGTTGATATTGAGATATTGATGTGAGGTGATTTTGTGAATCTTAGTAATTATATACCAAGTAATTATGTGGTAATTATATAGTAGTAATAAACTTTAGTAATGTAAATGAAATTGATTACTTTATGTTTAATAagttgaaaaactttttttgggtATACTTATTAGGTATTATAAAGATACATGAGAACTTttctttaacaaattaaaatgagcataattattttctcaatgtacttaacgttttttttataaaaaaaacttatttcctTTCTTTAAGACATTCGATAACTAAGTATTTGTTGATCtatgtttgtattttttgcaatttttttgcaatgtGTTGTTTCATATGGTTGTGTCCCTCATTCAATTTAGAAGCAGATAAAAGACTTTTTCGTATGACACAAATCCAAATAAAATGAGGGtatttttcaatgttgcaCTTTTACAAAGTATAGTTAGAAAACCAGAATATCGTCATTATTGGacaaaaaaatcgttgttCTATACACCAGTGTTTGGAgaatgtttttacatttttctaataatgaTGAATTTGATCCAACAAACGACCCTTgcccaaaaataaatataatttggtCTACTTATGAAAGTAATTTTACGATCATATTTGGTCAATCCAAGTTCTACCTATACGAGCTCTAGTACCACTGGACGAATGGACTAAACGATGGCAAATCAAAGTAAACTGCATAAAATCTACACCGGCCACCTTCACAATAAACCCAGGGACATGTCCACAAGTAAGACTAGACAAGGTTCCCGTCGCAATTCAAACTGAAATTCAAAACTTGGGAATCCATTTAGACAACCATTTAACCTGGGGAAAATAGATATGGACCAAGTGGCTTTAATTCTGAGTCATAATACAGTTTTAATACAGTTTTCTACTGTATTCGTGTATAAGAAGACAATCATACCTTAGTGTAGAAAGTAAATTGCTTCTGTATCAGTTCATGCTATAGCTATAGCCTATGTAGGACGCATGGTATGCAGGTCACACCCTTAGATCTTATACAATCATTCTTATTCAATACATCATGTATATCTTAATATGATGGTACACCACTGGGTGTGCATTAACTGAGTTACAGATGGCatgaatgaaaataaataaaaaagaataaaagtaATTGTAATGTAAAGTAAGTAGCCCAGTAATTGCCATTGTCGGTCTAAACAGACAAATAAAGTGGGTTTGGTGGATCGGCTATTCCTTCCAATAATCGTGGCAAGGAAaaggaataaaattgttaggaGAAGGAAAAACTTGGAAAAACCAGTACATGCAGTACATATGCACCAGTACAGGATACTGGGGGATACTACATGGAAATGAAGGAGTAGTAGGAAAGACTGCGACTTCATGCCTTCACTCATAACATAACATAGAAAACAATGAAGCAGTGGAAACAAGCTTGGAACAATTAAAAGGTACTAACATACGAACGGCTGTATATGGACTAGGAGAGTACAAAGTAAACACCAATGGATTACCAATAACTCCCTGATATGAAGTATTGAAGCTCAAAACACAAGAGGAAAGAGAAAGATATGTTTCGGAATAAACTGAATGCCGAAGTGAACAGAATTAGAAAAACACCCCAGTGTTTTTAATTATCACAAAGAACATGAAATTGGATTTGTTTGAGGCGTAGAAGAAAGTTTGGAAGATAAGTGAAAGCATATCGAGAGAAGAATGGAAAGAAAAGTTTCCAAGACTATAAGAAGAGACACAGACGTCAATATGGACTCTCTCTCTCTATCTTATTCATGGTGCTCATGGCCTTGCTTTCCAAACGTCTCTATTACTTGCTGCTCGTCTCCACACCCGCACTCCAAACATGATCTTTGGCATCCTCCATCACTGCGTCCCTGCACCGTCTCCTTGGTATGCCCGTTCTCCTGTTTCCTTGCATTCTTCTGCTAAGGGTTATTTTTGGGATCCTGTCATCATCCATTCTCACAACAAGCCCTGTCCATCGCAATAATGTCATCAAAAAAGCTTGTTTGGCCTTAGGGTTGAAGAATGATCTGACGTTTCAAGATCCCAAAATCATTTCCCTCTTCCGTACCCAAGTAGTCTTCGATTAATCCATCCCATACGAGGCTTCTTTGATGGTTCCGTAAGTTGTATTTTCTTTACAGGAATTTCCCGCTCTCGTTCGCTTTGATCCCATTCTCCACGCGGATCGTTTAATGCATCTTCGCTGAGATTACTCCAGTTTCTAGGGTTCCCCACCTCCTCAGGAGACTTCCTGGTGTTGGATTTGTCAAGGAATTCTGTAGCAGGAATGAGATCTGTTTGGTGCGCATGCACTACTCCATTTGAACCCTATTTGAGATCTACACAGGCTCAAACCAAATGTCTATAATGGGATCATAGAACAACTCTCAGGGTTAACTATAACCAGAGAAGAGATAGGTAAGGTCCTAACCAAAGTAAAGTCAATATATACGATACCACAGGAGTGGAAAATGTGCATTAGAATTCCGATATTTAAAATGACAGATAAAAATAAGTTAGAAAACTATAGAAGCATAATCTTCGTGAACACCGTGCTAAAACTCCAGGCAATTATAGAAACTTCGAATGATAACAAGGATTCCGACAGAAGTTTATAGAAAAAtctataaaagttttttgataggGTCAAATTAAAGGACGTTCTCGACATACTAAACTTTAGAAAAATATCGTATAATATAATATGTCgagttgaggagataaacacagaaacaaaacaaagatttaAGTAGGCACAATGATTACCCTTGAGGAAATTCCGGTTTCCGAGGAAGTCAGGCACGGTGATTCACTGAGTTTGTTTCTCTTCAATCTAATTATGGAAAAGAGAATAGAAAAGGTTAAAAATCTGGTCGTGTATAAAATGGGAGACGATAAGATAAACATACAATATGCTAATTTTCAGAGAAACCAAAACATTAGTGACGTCTAAGTAATCTCGAAGATACAACATGGAGCTGGAAGGTAAAGTCATAGAACAGGTACTTTAAGTATTTGATAGTTGAAATTTTAAGCGATCGCAACCTATACAAGTAAGAAAGGGGAAAGGGCGTTAAACTAGATATCATTTATTCGTTGGCATTACAAATATTTGGGATTAAATGGTTTGCTaagaattgtttaatttattcaaaatatggggataatatatttatgaacGATTTTAGCATGTTGGTAATAATTGATTGTGAATTGTTGTTATTGAAGGAATCGTTAAGGTTGCTATTTTGCGCATAGGTATATGAAGAATGTCTGAATGTGAAAGTTGAAGAGCTGAAGGATTTGTACCCTCTCGGTTGGAGATACGAGTGGATTTGAGTTTGTTTTTGGTGTCTAAATTTTTTAGGAAGCACAATCTTTGTAATAAGCAGGATGTTGCTTCTGACAGTTCGCACATTGCGGAAGTGCTTTTATGGGATTGATGCTATAGGCATAATCATAGCCATCTTCTGTAACAGCCATCATATGGCAATTACCGGGAAAATATAAATTAGCTTTGATTAGTGATTTGCTACTTATGGTATTCATGAGATATCTAGTACGTGACATTAAAGTCATTAGAAGAGCAGAGTTAAACCCAGATCATAGATTACTAATACCATTCTAACAACATTCACAACACCAAAAACAAAAACCTGCATAAAACAGACGACTTAAGATCTAGGAGTTGGAGAAGACCGAAAAACAGGAAGAGTACCACCGAAAATTAACGAATAACCTAATTACATTGGAACAACAACAGAATAGACAAGACTGGAACATACACGTGAAATGggaaaaagtaaaagaatCCATAATCATAATGGCGGAGGTGATATGTGGAACTAAAACCGTTAATTATAATCAGAAACGAATAAGTTGGTGGAACGACACCGTAAAAGAAAAGGTACAGGAGAAGAAACGAGCATGGATTAGATACAACCAATCTAGAACGCAACAAACTAAAGAGGAATATCACCAAAAACGAAATGAGGcaaatgaaattataaagCAAGCAAAGGCAGATTCCTGTGAAAGATTTGgcaaaaagattaaaagaaagCCAAAGAAAACAGATAACAAACATCAAAGATCAAAACGGCGatctaaaacaacaaataaagaaatgttaaGGGCATGGAAAGAACATTACAGCGCAAAATTTAAGGAAGAGGAAAGGATTCAATCACTACATGGAGGTGAAAGGGAAGAGGAAGGCAATGAGGTAGAAGATGAGGA
This genomic stretch from Onthophagus taurus isolate NC chromosome 7, IU_Otau_3.0, whole genome shotgun sequence harbors:
- the LOC139430474 gene encoding uncharacterized protein, with amino-acid sequence MAEVICGTKTVNYNQKRISWWNDTVKEKVQEKKRAWIRYNQSRTQQTKEEYHQKRNEANEIIKQAKADSCERFGKKIKRKPKKTDNKHQRSKRRSKTTNKEMLRAWKEHYSAKFKEEERIQSLHGGEREEEGNEVEDEEGMTEEEIGMEEVYEALRQ